A region of the Pseudorca crassidens isolate mPseCra1 chromosome 9, mPseCra1.hap1, whole genome shotgun sequence genome:
GGCTTAGAAGGATGCTGCAGCCATGGGCTCAGCAATGCAGGGTTGTCCATCAAGGGATCGCCAGCAAACGGGAGCTGAGCTTCTAAGTCCAGAGATGGGTGCATTGTATCTAAGGACAAGCGCCTCTTAGTCCGGGCCTGGACAGTCGGATCCTGAGTCCCCTCTTCCCGAGGACGACGACGAGGACCGTATCGTCCTGGTAGGTGGAGATCCGCAGCAGATGGACCTGCGGTCAGCGGCGGAGTCAGGCTGTGTTCCGCGGAGCTGTAGGCAGCCGCAGCCCCGAACTGGGCAGCAGAGCGAGAACCCCGGGCCGGCGAGGCGGGCGGGGACGCAGGATCCACAGGGGCTCGACAGCGGGTCCCATGGCAGGCGGCCACGGGCGGACGGCGGTGCGAGGCGCTGCGGGACGGACAGTGCCTCCGGCGGAGCGCGGGTCCCCCAGGCGCGCGGACCTCCCTCCAGGCGTTCAGGAACTGGCTGCTGGGCATCGTGGGCTGCGTGTGGTCCACCGCGGTCCGGTCCTGCCCGCGTTTCCACAGCTCGTAGCGCTCCGGTTGCAGGATGCGCACAAAGGCGTCCATGGAGAAGGCGACCTGCGCCTCCCCGCAACTGCACTGCGATGCCACTTTTCCATAATCGATCCAGCGCGGTGAGGCGAAATTGATGGCTTCCGCGCAGTTGAAACCATGGTTGAAGCCGGAGTGGTAGCCATAGGGAAACGTCACTATGAACTCTCCAGCCTCCTGAGTGACCCGACCGAAGGGGATGCCGTTGTCCTTGAGGACCGTGGGCGAGATGAGAGCCACCTTGTGCCGCAGGAAGGCCTTACAGCCCCGCGAGCTGCCCGGGAAAAGCTCCCTGGCCAGGCCTTCCAGGCGCCGGCCGTGCTCCGGGGGCACCGCGTACCAAGTCTTGGGCTCCCCGAAGTGCAGGTAGTTGATGCTGTAAAGGTCCATGTCCTCCGTGTGCCAGGCGAAGGCGGTCTTCCACATGCCAAAGTAAAGGTAGGGGGTGTTGACGCCCTCGATGACCACTCCGCACTCCTGTTCCAGCAGGTCCTGAATGGTTCCCAGATGTCCAAGGTTCCACTGCTTCGTGTTTTCATTGAATAAGGAGCCACTGACGTCCGCACCATATACTGGTGAACCATAGGGGCGTGTTTTCCAATATTTTCGCTCCAGATCCTCAAAATCAGAGTAGAATGGAGTCTGGTGTTTTTCACTGTTTGCCAAGCGGCGATACTCGCTCATGGTCAtggctttcttctttttgtggtgCTGAGTAAACACACCTGCCTGCCCAGAAATCACCTGCTGGAGGGGAGCGGCTATTAAGATGTCATCGATGTCATCATAGGTCTCTCTGGCTTTCCAGTCCTTGGGTGGAATGATCTTAGCCAGGCCTGCTCGGTGTGCACCTTGGGATTCCATATAAGCAATGTATTTATTGAAATCATTAAACTCTTCTTTGGTTGGACGAAATACCATTATGCTACAACTTGGGTTCTGGGCCCAGTTGGACTTAGACTTCATAGCTTTCGTTAATAAGCAAGAAACTCCCAAGTTTTTACTTATGTTCTGGATAGGTGAGGATGCTGGAAAACACTACTATTTCAAAAATGGGTTGGAGTATATCAGCAGGAACCCCCAGCAGACTTTAGTGCAGTGAGTTGATAATATTTCTTAGGCTTGCTGATTCTACAGGGGACTCCACGCTGGGCAGAAGCCTTGCTCAGGACTGATGCTGGCTGAGCCTGCAAGTCTGTGATGTCCTTGGTTGACACTTGGCTCTGGTCTCTTGAGCTCTAGTGAATCACCACCCAGCCCTGGGTGGGTATCCCAAATGTGTCTTCAGGGCAGTATTGGAAACAAAACCTAAGAAAAAGTACAATACAGACAGGTTGCAAACTAATGTTTGGAGATAGTTACTAGGGAACTACAAATAACACACCACCATGGAATATAATTGCATATCCAAAGAAAGGCTAAAATTTCATAAGATTGACAGTACA
Encoded here:
- the LOC137230722 gene encoding lysine-specific demethylase 4D-like; the protein is MKSKSNWAQNPSCSIMVFRPTKEEFNDFNKYIAYMESQGAHRAGLAKIIPPKDWKARETYDDIDDILIAAPLQQVISGQAGVFTQHHKKKKAMTMSEYRRLANSEKHQTPFYSDFEDLERKYWKTRPYGSPVYGADVSGSLFNENTKQWNLGHLGTIQDLLEQECGVVIEGVNTPYLYFGMWKTAFAWHTEDMDLYSINYLHFGEPKTWYAVPPEHGRRLEGLARELFPGSSRGCKAFLRHKVALISPTVLKDNGIPFGRVTQEAGEFIVTFPYGYHSGFNHGFNCAEAINFASPRWIDYGKVASQCSCGEAQVAFSMDAFVRILQPERYELWKRGQDRTAVDHTQPTMPSSQFLNAWREVRAPGGPALRRRHCPSRSASHRRPPVAACHGTRCRAPVDPASPPASPARGSRSAAQFGAAAAYSSAEHSLTPPLTAGPSAADLHLPGRYGPRRRPREEGTQDPTVQARTKRRLSLDTMHPSLDLEAQLPFAGDPLMDNPALLSPWLQHPSKPSGCCCAPDLQPLGPPLGPENPMHPGPCLPSLEGITSSVLDSLPLIPPYVPGTVRVFPRDDAGNCRAPVNFCEDLSLDQSYSSESLVPAAETSLPHTLDCDPLGLKLEAPASLESCEEFLTNAWYSICEPMTTEDFAKCDFI